The stretch of DNA gtgaaattaaatttaaatagttATTCACATGTGTTAAATTATTCACATGATTTTGAGgagatttttttgtaaattgagTGGGACTTTGCAGTTAAAATCTAGAGAATAAGGCTGGATATAAACTAGACTACACGAGATAATTGAATCAGAATACATAGCTAATcacttctcttcctctttttttattttgatattatactctaggagacaaaataaaataatcccTTACTTATTCTTTCCAGATTTAACTTCACACAACTTTATCTTTGCatacatttttgttttgttaaaacacaaaataaaagtatcttTATACACGAAGTGACTTAGCAGATTCTATAAGATTCacctaattttaataattaaaaaagcaagtaaaattaaaatagaccTAAATTCAGTCTGCTTTTCTAAGCTACTGATATATCACAATGAAGCTAGTTTTCCATGAAGACTATAAGTATCAAGTAATCATCATTTGATGCATCATAACAAATGCCTTGAAGAACCGCATTTTGATTATAccaataattcttttctttaaCAACATTATAGTAAGATATTTTTTTGCGGGATTGATCAATGGATTCcatagaataatataatatgcTTCATCGTGGTGTAACAATACAAACCCTCTGCATGATCCAAGAACAAGTGAACGGGAATGCTCATTCTTCTTCCTTGGGTAAGGGAGAGAGGATTCTTCTATTGAGGCGCCAACGGTGGCACCACCATGAAAGAGTGCGTGTAGGTCAACGGACCCAACCAGTTCAAATTTCTTGGTGAAGAAGTTTGAAGGGGCGATGAATATTAAATTCCACAAAGGTTGGATCAGAGATGAGAGAGCGCCATAGCTTAGAAACGAACATGAGAGGAAAGAGATACTTGGCACCCCCTCAGTAAGATTGCTTGGAACAACTCCAGAGGGAGAAGGTCATTGATGCTCTTATGGTTGTTATCCATGCATGAAACAAGCTCTGTTTTGTTCTGCTCGGTTCTTATGTAATTGATGAAGAGTGTCTGGTAATGAAACCCCATAATTTAGTGATATCCTTGGTTATTACTAATTACTAGTATGACATTAAGTTAAAGCCTATCACTCTAATTTCATTGGATGTACCTAATCTTGTAAGGATAGGCCATccactaaaaattatttataaaatgatTATTTATCTATGGTAACTGActacactttttatttttaatattggttTAACAATAGTAAATACACAATATTGAATCCCTGGTTGCGCACTCTTAGCACCTTgtaattcaataataaaaactGAAGTGAATATCAATGAAAGAATACTGTAGTGTGTCGAGAATACATACAAATTGATAATTTTTCAAAGTGTTCACATGTCAAATCTCATTGAAATGTGATATTCTGATTTAGTCAATAGACCAAGTATTAAATTATTTCTACCAACCACAGCATAGAACAAAAGGCAATTAATTATGCTTCCCTTTATAATCATCTAACAGAGGGGTTAGTGCTGAGAAAACAAAAACCAAACTTAACGATACATCAACAAAAGATAACGCAGCAAAAGGAAAACAAATGTACATagataaaacatataaaaagtaaaaggaaAATTTTCAACATATATAGCAGCaggagatgaagaaaaaaaCAGATCAACCAAGAATGTTACTATCAGACTAAACCAAAAGATATATTGGATTAACAACATGTTAAGCTCCATTTTCAGTTTTCAGACGTTCGAGTTTTTTCCCGttcatatatagaaagaaaattctaatccaaagaaaataaaactaaagtGTCTTGAAGCTTCTTCCCCCTAAACTTTGAGAACCCCACTCTTTATTTACAACAAAATCACATGCATAAGTTGTTCACTTGTATGTTGGCTCCCGATTCCCTTTCTCTGTTTAACCCCTTTGTGATTTTAATCTTTAGCAACATATTGTTCAAAACATTCACGGAGAACTTCATGGCCTGCAAAAAAGCTCAACTGGTAAAATTCtaagctttaagacatgaaaaGATCTAAACTTCTAAACATCTCCACAAGACCGGGACTATAGGAAGCAAGACAGTGATTAGTGATTCCCTAAATAGTGATAAATTCAAATCTCACCATCCATAAACAAAAGTCACAGTTGATTAGAATCTGATGCATGGTCTATATTCCTTcctcttcctgtttttcatcaTGTTCTTATTATCCTCATCCTTAATGTCACTAGGGAGTGGCAAGAGACTCTCTCTATACATAGCATAGGTTGCACTGATGTTAAGCGCAGAACAAAGATATTTAACACGTGGGAGCAGCTCTCCTCCCATGACATGagaaactttttcttttctattttatccGAAAGAATTATTTCTCCAATAATATCACCATTATTGGATAAGTACAGAGGCAGAAAGAAAAGGCAAGGAATCTGATAGAGAGTCCAAGATGATTGCACTTTATATTCTTTCATCACCCATATGTCAGTGCTGCAGCTATCTAGACAGTCATAATACAAGGCTAGGCATCCCCCTAGTAGGACGATACCTGGATAGGACTCATAGGAGAATGCCGGTTCCGGCTCAGACATGGTTGAAAAAGTCCTTGACTTCATATCAAAGATAAGAATAGCATCCCTGTGATCTTTAATAGGCCAAGGCACCCAATGAATAGCACCATTCAAAAACAACCCAGTAGACGTGTCCTTAAAAACACGCAAGGGTTTGGGGAGTGCAGCATCAAGATGAATCCAGGAATTGGTTCTCAAGGACAAGCAATCCAAGTGATCTTGTCTTCGCCGCTCACACCAAGCTACAACAACTAAGTAATCATCCCGGGATGCATCATAACCAAATCCATACAGACGGGCACTTTTGGGAAGCCTAAAGCCGTTGTACATACGAGAATCAATCCCAGAGTAAGATATTCTTCTGGTGGATCCAGTCAGTGGGTTCCATACCACTAAACATTGAGGGTGACGATGTAAGAGAACAAAGCCTCTACAGGATCCCAGGACCTCAAAATGAGAAGGTGGTTTCGTCTTGAAAGGGGTACACACCTCTTTTACGTGAGATGCATCATTGCCGTCATTAAATACCAGTGCGTCTAAATAAACGAAGTAAGCCACATTGCCGTTTTTTATGCAGAAGAGTGCATTGGTGGAAGCGGGAGAGTGGTGAAAATGCAATTCAGCAAAGTGTGGATCGGAAATGAGAGAGTACCACAGCTTCGAAACAGACCTGAGGGGAAAGAGATGGCTGGCCGGCACTCTCAGAAAGATTCTGCGAATCAACTCAAGAGGGAGGATGTCATGAATGCTCTTCTTCTCCATGCTCGATTGCTCTTTTGGTTTGGTCACTGTGTGCTTCTGCCACTTCTGCTTCTTATATTCTTATAATCTTATTAGGTGAATATTATGATGTCTAAAAGGTggtactaaaaaaaattaaaaattaatatttaatttaaaaaaataaaattaaattattttttaaaatttaaaatttattataaaaattaaattaggcAAAAATTAAACACCC from Arachis duranensis cultivar V14167 chromosome 4, aradu.V14167.gnm2.J7QH, whole genome shotgun sequence encodes:
- the LOC107486203 gene encoding F-box protein CPR1-like, whose amino-acid sequence is MEKKSIHDILPLELIRRIFLRVPASHLFPLRSVSKLWYSLISDPHFAELHFHHSPASTNALFCIKNGNVAYFVYLDALVFNDGNDASHVKEVCTPFKTKPPSHFEVLGSCRGFVLLHRHPQCLVVWNPLTGSTRRISYSGIDSRMYNGFRLPKSARLYGFGYDASRDDYLVVVAWCERRRQDHLDCLSLRTNSWIHLDAALPKPLRVFKDTSTGLFLNGAIHWVPWPIKDHRDAILIFDMKSRTFSTMSEPEPAFSYESYPGIVLLGGCLALYYDCLDSCSTDIWVMKEYKVQSSWTLYQIPCLFFLPLYLSNNGDIIGEIILSDKIEKKKFLMSWEESCSHVLNIFVLRLTSVQPMLCIERVSCHSLVTLRMRIIRT